In Gimesia sp., the following are encoded in one genomic region:
- the topA gene encoding type I DNA topoisomerase: MKALVIVESPAKAKKIGSYLGSDYKVLASMGHVRDLPAKASDVPSEFKKKHKWATLGVNVESEFEPYYLVPKEKKKTVKELKDALKDAEELILATDEDREGESIGWHLTELLKPKVPVKRMVFSEITEEAIKEAIENPRELDLNLVSAQETRRVLDRLYGFTLSPLLWKKVSRGLSAGRVQSVAVRILVQRELERLAFRSGTYWDLKALLKTDEGAEFESMLMTVGGKKVASGKDFDESTGKLKEGADVLLLNEQQTEELLERVQKSDWTVTSVEQRMQSRKPPAPFTTSTLQQEGNRKLNMSARETMQVAQRLYEDGHITYMRTDSVNLSNEAITSARQRIEDLYGQDYLSQDIRRFETSSKGAQEAHEAIRPAGKLMKTAEELNLKGQQAKLYAMIWKRTMATQMEEARLRFQTVTITADDAEFRATGRHVEFPGFFRAYVEGVDDPEAALDDSESMLPPLEENQKLDPSQVEPLKHETKPPARYTEATIVRKMESEGVGRPSTYASIISTIQDRGYVNKSGSQLVPTFTALAVTRLLEKFFPNLVDLQFTAAMEQELDDIAVGEGDRLPYLNHFYRGKEGLDEQVKTKEETIDAREICTLDLDGIESAVRVGRYGPYVTDENVEEPVSASIPENIAPADLTNELAQKLIRQKSEGPKALGMHPEENSPIYKLHGPFGPYLQLGDVTEDGPKPKRVSIPKTVDPDDVDLDQALKYLSLPRFLGEHPETGKKVNAGIGRFGPYVLHDKVYKSLTKDDDVLTIELDRAVELLKQARRRSAPTPIRELGKHPEDEEQVAIFDGRYGPYVKHGKINATIPKEYEVENVTLEQAVEWLEAKAAKKGIKKKAKKATKKKTATKKSAAKKTTKKAAAKKKTTKKKAAKKATKKKAAEKKEDDE, encoded by the coding sequence CTGAAAGCTTTGGTGATCGTGGAATCACCTGCCAAGGCGAAGAAAATCGGCAGCTATTTAGGCAGTGATTATAAGGTACTGGCCAGCATGGGCCATGTGCGCGACCTGCCCGCCAAAGCTTCCGATGTTCCTTCCGAATTCAAGAAGAAACACAAATGGGCCACCCTCGGGGTCAATGTTGAATCGGAATTCGAACCCTATTACCTGGTTCCCAAGGAAAAAAAGAAGACGGTCAAAGAACTCAAAGATGCTTTAAAGGACGCTGAAGAGCTGATTCTCGCGACCGACGAAGACCGCGAAGGAGAAAGCATCGGCTGGCATCTCACCGAGCTGCTCAAACCCAAAGTGCCTGTAAAACGCATGGTTTTCTCGGAAATCACCGAAGAAGCCATCAAGGAAGCCATCGAAAATCCACGTGAACTCGACCTGAACCTGGTTTCCGCACAGGAAACCCGCCGGGTCCTCGACCGTCTGTATGGGTTTACACTGAGTCCCCTACTGTGGAAAAAAGTTTCCCGCGGACTCTCCGCCGGTCGCGTGCAGTCTGTCGCGGTTCGTATCCTGGTTCAGCGGGAACTGGAACGACTGGCGTTCCGCAGCGGTACCTACTGGGACCTGAAAGCCCTGCTCAAAACTGACGAAGGCGCCGAATTCGAATCGATGCTGATGACCGTCGGCGGTAAGAAAGTCGCCAGTGGTAAAGACTTCGACGAATCCACCGGGAAACTCAAAGAGGGCGCCGATGTCCTGCTGCTCAACGAACAGCAGACCGAAGAACTCCTGGAACGCGTTCAAAAATCGGACTGGACCGTCACCTCCGTCGAACAGCGGATGCAGTCACGCAAACCTCCCGCACCGTTCACCACCAGTACGCTGCAACAGGAGGGGAACCGGAAGCTGAACATGTCGGCCCGGGAAACCATGCAGGTCGCCCAGCGGCTCTACGAAGACGGTCACATTACTTACATGCGTACTGACAGTGTGAACCTCTCCAACGAAGCGATCACGAGTGCCCGTCAGCGGATTGAAGATCTCTACGGTCAGGATTACCTCAGCCAGGACATCCGCCGCTTCGAGACCAGTTCCAAGGGGGCTCAGGAAGCACACGAAGCGATCCGTCCCGCAGGTAAACTGATGAAAACCGCTGAGGAACTGAACCTCAAAGGACAACAGGCTAAGCTGTACGCCATGATCTGGAAACGGACGATGGCCACCCAGATGGAAGAAGCCCGCCTCCGCTTCCAGACCGTTACGATTACAGCAGACGACGCTGAATTCCGGGCTACCGGCCGCCATGTCGAGTTCCCCGGTTTCTTCCGTGCCTACGTGGAAGGGGTCGACGATCCCGAAGCTGCACTGGACGACAGTGAATCCATGCTGCCGCCACTGGAAGAAAATCAGAAGCTGGATCCCAGCCAGGTCGAACCGCTCAAGCACGAAACCAAACCCCCCGCGCGGTACACGGAAGCCACGATTGTCCGCAAGATGGAAAGCGAAGGGGTGGGCCGTCCGAGTACCTACGCCTCCATTATCAGTACTATTCAGGACCGGGGCTACGTCAACAAATCAGGTAGTCAGCTCGTTCCGACCTTCACCGCGCTGGCGGTCACGCGACTCCTGGAAAAGTTTTTCCCGAACCTGGTCGACCTGCAGTTCACCGCTGCCATGGAACAGGAACTGGACGACATCGCTGTCGGCGAAGGGGATCGTCTGCCTTATCTGAATCACTTCTACCGGGGTAAGGAAGGGCTCGACGAGCAGGTCAAAACCAAGGAAGAGACCATCGATGCCCGCGAAATCTGTACGCTGGATCTGGATGGCATCGAGTCTGCAGTGCGTGTCGGTCGTTACGGACCGTACGTTACCGATGAAAACGTGGAAGAGCCCGTATCGGCATCCATTCCCGAAAACATCGCCCCGGCTGACCTGACCAACGAACTGGCTCAGAAACTGATTCGCCAGAAGAGCGAAGGTCCCAAGGCACTGGGGATGCACCCCGAAGAAAATTCACCCATTTACAAGTTGCACGGCCCGTTTGGACCGTACCTGCAGCTGGGCGATGTGACCGAAGACGGCCCCAAGCCAAAACGGGTCAGTATTCCGAAAACCGTGGACCCGGATGACGTCGACCTCGATCAAGCTCTGAAATACCTGAGCCTGCCCCGTTTCCTGGGTGAGCATCCCGAGACCGGTAAGAAGGTCAACGCAGGCATCGGACGCTTCGGTCCCTACGTCCTGCATGACAAGGTTTATAAATCACTGACCAAAGATGACGACGTGCTGACCATCGAACTGGATCGTGCGGTCGAACTGCTCAAGCAGGCCCGCCGGCGCAGTGCCCCGACTCCCATTCGCGAACTGGGTAAACATCCCGAGGACGAAGAACAGGTCGCCATCTTCGATGGTCGTTACGGACCTTACGTGAAACACGGAAAGATCAATGCCACGATTCCCAAGGAATACGAGGTCGAAAACGTAACCCTGGAACAGGCCGTCGAATGGCTGGAAGCCAAAGCGGCTAAGAAGGGCATCAAGAAAAAGGCGAAGAAAGCCACCAAGAAGAAGACGGCGACCAAAAAATCAGCCGCAAAGAAGACTACGAAAAAAGCAGCTGCCAAGAAAAAGACGACCAAGAAAAAAGCCGCCAAAAAAGCGACTAAGAAGAAAGCTGCTGAGAAAAAAGAGGACGACGAATAG
- a CDS encoding DNA topoisomerase I: MLTPFDQIGFAVGGLIRILFSYLSPMFPYLRNVLKPLTRFFVGLIAIPVFHLFMNKVVRVQEIDEELEKDLEQWFRGSLLLLVATKNMEAALFSWLPNVQPEESSNPVLMGFRIMLVIGVIEVMPDQELFSIIHPGPPKLELSREYGIWRELKEKWRAILKGFVCQHINRSSPVFAILSAIAVDTVGWVCYGMAIAQYLIIGLVTSRDRALDVLSEFDRQVNQRRRELIEEFDLDESEVEAADRKNCAEKLESETTPAEADTDQSKASA; encoded by the coding sequence ATGCTGACGCCCTTCGACCAGATTGGATTTGCTGTGGGTGGATTGATCAGAATCCTGTTTTCCTATTTAAGCCCCATGTTTCCCTACCTGCGAAACGTGTTGAAACCTTTAACACGTTTCTTTGTGGGGCTGATCGCAATTCCTGTTTTTCATCTGTTCATGAACAAGGTCGTACGGGTTCAGGAAATTGATGAAGAGCTCGAGAAAGACCTGGAACAGTGGTTTCGTGGTTCTCTGCTGCTGCTGGTTGCAACCAAAAACATGGAAGCAGCGCTCTTCTCCTGGCTGCCCAATGTGCAACCCGAGGAGAGTAGCAATCCGGTTCTAATGGGTTTCCGGATCATGCTGGTGATTGGTGTGATTGAAGTGATGCCCGACCAGGAACTGTTCTCGATTATTCACCCTGGCCCCCCGAAACTGGAGTTATCCCGGGAGTACGGAATCTGGCGTGAGCTGAAAGAAAAATGGCGAGCCATTCTTAAAGGTTTTGTCTGCCAGCATATCAATCGTTCGTCACCCGTCTTTGCAATCCTGTCTGCGATCGCCGTCGATACCGTGGGTTGGGTCTGTTACGGCATGGCGATCGCCCAGTATCTGATCATTGGCCTGGTGACCTCACGCGATCGCGCGTTGGATGTGCTTTCAGAATTTGACCGCCAGGTCAACCAGCGGCGACGGGAACTGATAGAAGAATTCGACCTGGATGAATCCGAAGTTGAAGCAGCGGACCGTAAAAACTGTGCTGAGAAACTCGAGAGCGAGACAACGCCTGCCGAGGCGGACACCGATCAGTCGAAGGCGTCCGCCTGA
- a CDS encoding reverse transcriptase family protein, giving the protein MGLFDFIRQLFGSPPDRSGQAAAPDPVPEPAPHEPPQKRRPVRLHPLRYPKRRPRTEYIVEEVPAPPYELARYGAMTGHYFDMTQDTDAEQLSRHDLPQFATPLELAQWLEIPLGKLAWLTHRYNHSDGPEDVNESHYTYRWLPKRNGFRLIEAPRPFIKMAQQQIQQEILSRIPMHHSAHGFVSGHSPVTNARPHAGKRVVLKFDLENFYASVKFSRVVSIFRSLGYCREAALWLARLTTSAIPANLPFPDGTLRPLLPYLSRHLPQGAPTSPALANLSAYSLDVRLSGLARSFGADYTRYADDLTFSGSEAFLRSLKVFIPLVQQVIRSERFQVNLSKRRVIRNNQRQTVTGVVVNEHTNVSRKEFDRLKAILTNCIRQGPETQNREQHPDFANHLRGKIAHVQQLNPNRGQRLLHLYEQIRW; this is encoded by the coding sequence ATGGGCTTATTTGATTTTATTCGCCAGCTCTTCGGGTCCCCTCCCGACCGCTCCGGTCAGGCAGCGGCTCCCGATCCTGTCCCCGAGCCGGCCCCCCACGAACCACCTCAGAAGCGACGCCCCGTCCGTCTGCATCCGCTCCGCTATCCCAAGAGACGACCACGGACTGAATATATTGTTGAAGAGGTCCCTGCGCCTCCCTACGAGCTCGCCCGCTACGGTGCGATGACTGGTCATTATTTTGACATGACCCAGGATACGGATGCAGAGCAGTTAAGCCGTCATGACCTGCCTCAGTTTGCGACGCCATTGGAACTGGCACAGTGGCTGGAAATTCCGCTGGGAAAACTCGCCTGGCTGACGCATCGTTACAATCACAGCGACGGCCCAGAAGATGTGAATGAGTCGCACTACACTTATCGCTGGTTGCCCAAACGGAACGGGTTCCGGCTGATTGAAGCGCCGCGTCCATTCATCAAAATGGCGCAGCAGCAGATCCAACAGGAAATATTAAGCCGGATCCCCATGCACCATAGTGCACACGGGTTTGTCTCGGGGCATTCCCCCGTGACCAATGCCCGACCGCATGCAGGCAAACGGGTGGTGTTGAAATTCGACCTGGAAAACTTCTATGCGAGCGTGAAGTTCTCGCGCGTGGTTTCAATTTTTCGCAGCCTGGGTTACTGCCGGGAAGCTGCCCTCTGGCTGGCGCGTCTGACGACTTCAGCGATCCCGGCGAACCTGCCCTTTCCCGATGGGACGCTGCGGCCGCTGCTTCCCTATCTGTCACGTCACCTGCCACAAGGGGCACCAACGTCCCCTGCTCTGGCGAATCTGTCAGCCTACTCACTGGACGTACGACTGTCAGGACTGGCACGATCTTTTGGAGCCGATTACACACGCTATGCAGACGACCTGACCTTCTCGGGGTCGGAGGCATTTCTGCGTTCGCTGAAGGTGTTCATCCCGCTGGTCCAGCAGGTGATCCGTTCGGAACGCTTTCAGGTGAATCTGTCGAAACGGCGGGTAATCAGAAACAACCAGCGGCAGACCGTCACGGGCGTTGTTGTGAACGAACACACGAATGTCTCCCGCAAGGAATTTGACCGTCTGAAAGCGATTCTCACGAATTGCATCCGCCAGGGTCCGGAGACGCAAAACCGGGAACAACATCCTGATTTTGCAAATCATCTGCGAGGCAAAATTGCTCATGTGCAGCAGCTCAACCCAAATCGTGGTCAGCGGTTACTGCATCTCTACGAACAGATTCGCTGGTAA